The Balneola sp. MJW-20 genome window below encodes:
- the aat gene encoding leucyl/phenylalanyl-tRNA--protein transferase: MQVIEPEALLKAYSQGIFPMANSKESKNVDWYTACKRGIIPLDNFHMSSNVMRLIRRGDFEVNIDTNFRQVIIACADRETTWINPLIIDSYCVLNEMGYAHSVEIYTGNELTGGLYGVSLGGAFFGESMFHYEPETDKIALYYCHEILEKNGFELWDTQFYTDHLARFGCIEIDSEEYEIRLEKALQKRCSFRMIK; the protein is encoded by the coding sequence CACTACTGAAAGCATACTCTCAAGGCATCTTCCCGATGGCTAACAGTAAAGAATCCAAAAACGTGGACTGGTATACGGCCTGTAAGCGCGGGATCATCCCTTTAGATAACTTTCACATGTCTTCAAATGTGATGCGACTGATCCGGCGCGGGGATTTTGAAGTCAATATTGATACCAACTTCAGGCAGGTTATAATAGCCTGTGCCGACCGTGAGACTACCTGGATCAATCCTCTGATCATCGATTCCTATTGTGTATTGAATGAAATGGGATATGCTCACTCAGTAGAGATCTATACAGGAAATGAACTTACGGGGGGATTGTATGGTGTTTCACTGGGTGGGGCATTTTTCGGGGAAAGCATGTTCCATTACGAGCCGGAGACGGATAAGATCGCTCTGTACTATTGTCATGAGATCCTGGAAAAGAACGGTTTTGAATTATGGGATACGCAATTCTATACAGATCATCTGGCTCGTTTCGGGTGTATAGAAATCGATTCAGAAGAGTACGAAATCCGTCTTGAAAAGGCACTCCAAAAGAGGTGTAGCTTCCGGATGATTAAAT